GGAGTTCGGCCAGTGCGTGCACAAGGTCGCGCGGGACGCGGCGACGCCGGACCGGCTGTATCTGCAGAACCACTGGGGGGTCTACCGCAGCGACGACGCGGGCGCGCGGTGGACCGACATCGGCGAGGGACTGCCGTCCACCTTCGGCTTCGCGGTGGCCGCCCATCCGCACCGCGGTGACACGGCGTACGTCTTCCCGATCAACGCCGACGCGGACCGGGTCCCCGCGGACCGCCGCTGCCGGGTCTACCGCACGGCGGACGCGGGCAAGAGCTGGGAGCCGCTCTCCGCGGGGCTGCCGCAGGAGGACCACTACGGCACGGTGCTGCGCGACGCGCTGTGCACCGACGACGCGGACCGGGCGGGCGTGTACTTCGGCAACCGCAACGGCGAGGTGTTCGCGTCCCCCGACGACGGGGACAGCTGGGAGCAGTTGGCCTCCCACCTGCCGGACGTGCTGTGCGTGCGCGCGGCGGTCGTCGGGTGATCCGGACCGGGGGGACCGGCCGCGGCCACCGGTTGATCGACGTCACCCGTACGGCAGTAGGGTGACGCCCGTGGCACCACGACCCTTGAACGAGATCGTCGAAGCGGGCTGGGCGCAGGCCCTGGAACCCGTCGCCGGGCGGATCACCGCGATGGGTGAGTTCCTGCGCGCGGAGATCGCCGCCGGACGCACCTATCTGCCCGCGGGAGCGAACGTCCTGCGGGCCTTCCAGCAGCCCTTCGACGACGTCCGGGTCCTGATCGTCGGACAGGACCCGTATCCCACTCCGGGGCATGCCGTGGGGCTGTCGTTCTCGGTCGCGCCCGAGGTGCGTCCGCTGCCCGGCAGCCTCGTCAACATCTTCCGGGAGCTGAACACCGACCTGCATCTCCCCCAGCCCTCCTCCGGGGACCTGACCCCGTGGACCCGGCAGGGCGTGCTCCTGCTCAACAGGGCGCTCACCACCGCCCCGCGCAAGCCCGCCGCGCACCGCGGCAAGGGCTGGGAGGAGGTCACCGAGCAGGCGATCCGGGCCCTGGTGGCGCGGGGCAAGCCGATGGTGTCCATCCTGTGGGGCCGCGACGCCCGCAATCTGCGTCCGCTGCTCGGCGACCTGCCCTCCGTGGAGTCCGCGCACCCGTCCCCGATGTCGGCCGACCGGGGCTTCTTCGGCTCCCGTCCCTTCAGCCGGGCCAACGATCTGCTGGTCCGGCTGGGAGGTCAGCCGGTCGACTGGCGCCTGCCGTGAGCGGCGGCTTCCTCGCCGTGGACTCCGGCGGTTCGGGTCTGCGGGTCGTCGTCGGCAGGACCGGCGGTGGCGAAGGGCTCGGGCGGCGTGATTCGCGGGAGCCCGTCCGCACCGGGGAACGGGGTATCGATCCCGGGCACCTGATGGCGCAACTGCTGCCCATGGCCAGGGCGTTGGTCGCGGAGACCGGCGTGGAGCGGCTCACCACCGTGGTCGTCGGGGCCGCGGGACTGGCCACCCTGGGCGACGCCCTGCGGGCCGAACTGCCGGGCGCGCTCGCCCGGGAGCTGGGCGTGCGGACGGTCGCACTCGTCGCGGACGCCGTCACCGCGTACGTCGGCGCGCTCGGTCCCCGGGCCGGTGCGGTGGTCGCCGCGGGCACCGGACTGATCGCCACCGGCACCGACCTGACCCGCTGGCGCCGGGCGGACGGCTGGGGCCATCTGCTGGGCGACTGCGGCGGCGGCGCCTGGATCGGCCGGGCCGGCCTGGAGGCGGCGCTGCGCGCCCACGACGGGCGCCAGGGCGGCTCCACGCCGCTGCTGGCCCGGGCCGAGGAGCGGTTCGGGCCGATGGCCGGGCTGCCCGGCCTGCTGTATCCGCGTACGGACCGCCCCGCCGTCCTCGCGTCCTTCGCGCCCGACGTGGCCGCCTGCGCGGCCGACGACCCCGTCGCCGCGGGCATCCTGCGGACCGCCGCGCGGCACATGGCCGACTCCGCCGCCGCGGTGTGCCCGCCGGGCGGGGAGCCGCGTGTCGCGGTCACCGGCGGCCTGCTGAAGATGGGCGACCCCCTGGCCGTCCCGCTGGAGGAGGCGCTGGCGAAGCGGCTGCCGCACGCGCGGCGGACGGCCGCGGAGGGTGATCCCCTGCGGGGTTCGGTGCGCATCGCGACGGACCTGGCGACCGGCTCGCTCACCCTTCCGGGCGACGACCGGATGCTGTGGGTGACGGCCCTGCCGGGCGGCCGGTAATCGACCCTCCGGTGAGGTGAATCGTGCCGATGTCAGCCGATCCGTACATCACTCTTCCGACAAAACCGGACGGATACCGCTCACCTGCACCCTCCCCGAACAGGGAAACCCGGGAAACCAGTAACATGCGGCGCCATGAGCTCCCCCACTGGGCCCGCCGGCCTGCCAGTACGAATGCCGCGCCCCCGCCAGCCCGGACGGCACCGCCGTCCCGAACCGCTGGTGGCTCCCGAGGGCGCGCCGGCGCTCGTCCTCGCCGTGCCGGGGACGCCCAGCAGCGCCACCCGAGGCCTCGCCGACGAGGTCATCAGCATCGCCCGCTCGGAGCTGCCCGGCCTCGACGCGCGAATCGGCCACCTCGACGGGGACGACGAGGAGTTCCTCTCCCTGTCGACCGTGCTCGTACGCGCCGCCGAGGAACGCGCCGCGCGCTACGAGCAGGCGGTCGCCGCCGGCCTGGAGGTGAAGGAGCCCGAGGGCCCCGTCGCCGTCGTCGTGCCCCTGCTCGCCGGTCCGGACAACGCGCTGCTGCGCCGGATCCGGCAGGCCGTCATGGACAGCCGGATCGCGGCCGAGCTGACCGACGTGCTCGGCCCGCACCCGCTGCTCGCCGAGGCGCTGCACGTGCGGCTCTCCGAGGCCGGACTGGCCCGCGCCGACCGTGCTCGTCTGTTCACCGTGGCGACCGCCGCGGACGGCATCATCCTGGCCTCCGTGGGCGGTGACGAGGCGGTGCAGGCCGCCGGGATCACCGGCATGCTGCTCGCCGCGCGCCTCGCCGTGCCGGTGATGGCGGCGGCCCTGGACGACGAGGGCTCGATCGCGTCGGTGGCCGAGCAGCTGCGTTCCTCGGGTTCCCAGCAGCTGGCGCTCGCGCCGTACCTGATCGGCCCGGAGATCGAGGCGAGCCTGCTGGCGGAGGCGGCCAAGGAGGCGGGCTGCTCCACCGCCGAGCCCCTCGGCCCCTACCCGGCGATCGGCAAGCTGACGCTGGCCAAGTACACGACGGCGCTCGGTATCTCGCCGCAGCAGCCGCAGGGCACGCCGGTCCGCTGACCGCACGGCAGGCGCGAGCGCGACACGCAGGACGGAAGGGGCCCGCTCCGGTGCAGGAGCGGGCCCCTTCGGTCGTGCCGTGCGGCTCCTGGAGCCCACCGCGTGTCCCGCGGCGGGCCGCCGGCCGCGCCGGTCAGCCGAAGACCACGCAGGATGCCGCGGGCACGGCGAGCGAGCCGGCGCGCCGGGGGACACCGGTCTCCGGGTCCGGCGCGAACCAGGTCACGTCCCCGGAGCGCTCGTTGGCCGCGTACAGGAAACCGCCCGACTCGGTGATCTCCCGCGGCCAGTGACCGCCGCACGGCACGGTCGCGGAGAGCCGCAGCCCGTCCGGCTCCACGACGAACACGGACAGGACGTCCTCACCGCGGGTCGCCGTCCACACGAAGCGGCCGTCGGGCGAGACGACGATGCCGGAGGGATAGGCGTCACCGGACGGGGCCCCGGGCAGCACCGGCACCTCGCTCACGGGCTGCAGTACGCCGTCGGCCGCGTCCCAGCGGCAGACGGTGACCGTCGGCGCCAGTTCGTTGACCACGTAGGCGCGGGAGCCGTCCGGGTGGAACGCCAGGTGCCGGGGGCCCGAGCCGGGGCGCAGCGCGATCTCCCGGTGCACGGCGAGGGCGCCGTCCGCCAGGGTGCAGACCCGCACCGAGTCGGTGCCGAGATCCACGCTGACGACCCACCGCCCGCTCGGGTCGGGCCGCACCTGGTGGGCGTGCGGGCCCTGCTGGCGCTGGGCGTGCGGGCCTGAGCCGGTGTGCCGGAGAACGCCGGACAGGGCCCGGGCGAGGGTTCCGTCGGAACGCACGGGCACGGCGGTGACGCTGCCGGAACCGTAGTTGGCGGTCAGGACGTGTCCCGCGTGGAGGCTGAGGTGGGTCGGCCCGTCGCCCCCGACGGACACCGGCCGCCCGGCGGGCTCGGGCTTGTCCCCGCTCACCCGGTAGGCGGCCACCGCGCCCTCGGCCGTCTCGCTGACCGCGTAGAGCGTGTCCCCGTCGGGCGCGAGGGCGAGGTAGGAGGGGTCGGGCAGGCGGTCCGTGCCGTTCAGGACCGTCAGCGCGCCGCTGTCGGGTGCGACGGCCGCCGTGACGATGCCGGGCCCGCCGGCCGCCGTGAACGACCCGATGAACGCCCGTCGCTGCCGCCTGCCGCCGTCTGCCACCGCTGGCCCCTCTCGTGTCGGCTCATGCCGCCTCGTACGCCTCTACCGCTTCGTGCCGCCTCGTGCGGCCCCTCGTCGAGTGCCGACTGATCGTCTGCCCCGGGGCGACGGTAGCAGTCGATCAGCTGCGGTCTAGACCAAACGGGTGGCGCGGGACCGGACGGGGTCAGGCGCCGACGAGCGGGGAGCCGGAGGGGGCGCGCAGGGGCGCGGCGAGTTCGGTCAGGGCGCGTTCCACGCCGTGGAGATGGACCAGCGCGGGTTCGGTGGCGCCGGGTCCGTCGGTCCGGACGGGGACCGCTCCTCCCGCGGTGAGTGCCTCGACGGCGTTCTCGACCCGCCAGCAGGCGGCGGCCAGCCGTGCGTCGTGCGAGGCCTCCGGGTCGGCGGCGACGGCGACCAGACCGCGGATCTCCCGGGCGCACTCGTCGAGCAGTACGAGTACGCGGCGGGCGCGGTGCTTGCGGCCGCGCATCGGGTTCAGGGGGTGTACGAGCGGGGCGAGCGACAGCCGCACCCGGCCGAGCAGCTGCTCCAGTTCGGCCACCCGCGGCGCCGGGTCGGCGCCCTCGGTTCCGGCGAGGCGCGCGGCCGCCTCGGCGGTGCAGGCGTGCACGCAGCGCAGGGCGCGCTGGATCCAGGCGTCGTTGACGGCGTGCGTGGTGACGGGCAGGACGAGGAGCACCGCGAGCGCGGCTCCCAGGGCGCCCACCCCGGTCTCCACGAGCCGCAGGGCGAGCAGCCCGGGAGTGAGGACGCCCAGCAGGCCGTAGAGCAGTTCGGCGAGCAGCGTCACGCAGAGCATCATCCAGGTGTAGGAGACGGCGGCGGTGTAGAAGATGCCGAAGACGCAGGCGGCGGCGAGCACGGCCGTGGGCACCGCGGACCCGGCGACCGGGACGGCGACGAGGAAGCCGAGACCGATGCCGACGACCGTGCCGAGGACCCGGCGGAAGCCGCGGACCAGTGTCTCGCCGCGCGAGGTGGTGTTGACGAACACCCACCAGGTGGCGCCGACGGCCCAGTACCAGCGCTCGTCGGACACCAGCTGGCCCACGACCAGGGCGAAACCGGCGCCCGCCGTGGCCTGGACGGCCTGGCGGGTGGTGATGCGGGCCGGACGGGCGGCTCCCTTGCCCGGACGGCCCGGAAGGTACCGCCAGGCCGGTGCGGGGACGGCGGGCGGGGCCTGGCGGCGTTCGTAGCACCACAGGCCGAACCGCACCGCCGCGGCGGTGGCCACGGACAGCAGGACGGCGGCGAACATCTCGGGCAGGCGGTCGGTGGTCGCGTGCAGGAACTGCGCGACGAAGAAGGTCATGAAGGCGAACACGCCGAGGCTGTGCCCGCGCGGACCCCAGCGCCGGGCGTACACGCCCGCGCCGACGACGGCGAGGAAGGCGAGGTCCCGTGCCACGGGGAGGTCGTGCAGCGCGGCCGCGGCGGCGAGCACGGGCAGTCCGGTGACCGGCAGCAGCGCGGTGGTGACCGCCTGCCCGCGCACCGTGGCGTCGGTGACGGTGAACAGCGCGAGCAGCGCGGCGAGCCCACCGGTGACGGCCCCCACCAGGGAGGTGCCCGCCAGGCCGCAGACGGCGACGGCCAGACCGATACCGAGGACGGCCCGGGCGGCGAACCGCAGTCGCGTCCGCCCCGGGTCCGGGCTCACGAACACCCTCTTCAGCACTGACAACCGCCCCCTCCTACTGGCCCGGAATCCACCGGCACGAAAAAGGCGCCGCGGAATCCGCAGCGCCATCGACCCACCCATAGGAGCATCTCTTCCACCAGTGGCTCAACAGGCTCGCTCAGGACAGGTCCATTGGTACAGTTCCAGCGGCACTTTCACGGCCACCCAAGAGCCAATGGCCGACGAAGGGACCCGGCGCCATGGCGGTCGACGAACTCGACACCCGCATCCTTCGGCTGCTGCTGGAGCAGCCGCGCACCAGCGTGCGCGAGTACGCCCGCCTCCTCGGGGTCGCCCGGGGCACGCTCCAGGCCCGGCTGGACCGCCTGGAGCGCGACGGGGTGATCACCGGCACCGCACCGTCCCTCTCCCCCGCCGCACTGGGCCACCCGGTCCTCGCGTTCGTGCACATCGAGGTGACCCAGGGCCACCTGGACGAGGTGGGCGAGGCACTGGCCGCCGTCCCGGAGATCGTCGAGGCCTTCTCCATCACGGGCGGCGGCGACCTGCTGACCCGCGTCGTGGCGCGTGACAACGCACACCTGGAGGACGTGGTCCAGAAGCTGATCAGCCTGCCCGGCGTCGTGCGGACCCGCAGCGAGGTGGCGCTGCGCGAGCGCGTCCCGCACCGGCTGCTGCCCCTGGTGGAGTCGATCGGGCGCCAGGCGCGGAAGTGACCGCCGGCTCCTTGGCATCCTGGGGCCCATGAGCACTCTCGGCGGCATCTCGGTCATCTTCGATCTCGACGGAACGCTCGTGGACAGCGAGCCCACCTACTACCAGGCGGGCCGGCGGACGCTGGCCGAGTACGGCGTGCCGGACTTCACCTGGGCGGACCACGAGGGGTACGTGGGCATCAGCACCCGGGAGACCGTCGCCGACTGGAAGCGGCGCTACGGCCTGCGAGCTCCGGTGGAGGAACTGCTGGCCGTCAAGAACCGCCACTACCTGGAGCTGGCGCGCACCTCGGCCCAGGCGTACCCGCGGATGCGCGAGTTCGTCGAGCTGCTGGCGGACGAGGGGGTACCGCTGGCGGTGGCGTCGGGTTCGTCGCCCGAGGCCATCAGGGCGATCCTGGCCCGCACCGGACTGGACGCGCGGCTGCGCACGGTCGTCTCGGCGGACGAGGTCGCCGAGGGCAAGCCCGCCCCCGACGTCTTCCTGGAGGCGGCCCGCCGGCTCGGGTCGGACCCGGCCGACTGCGTGGTCCTGGAGGACGCCGCTCCGGGGGCCGCCGCCGCGCACGCGGCCGGCATGCGCTGCATCGCGGTCCCGTACGTCGCGGCCCAGGCCGATGCCCCGGAGTTCGCCACCGCCGACCTCCTGCTGCGCGGAGGGCAGGCGGAGTTCACGGCGCGGGCGGCGTACGAGTGGCTCGTGCGGGCGGCCCGGCCCGTCTGACCGTACCCGTCGGTACCGTTGACGCCCCTGTGCCCCTTGCCTATCTTCTGGGCGGGCTTTCGAACGGCATTCGATATTTCGAACCGAAGAAACGAGGAGCACATGGCAGCGCCCCTCTCCCGGCGGGCCCTCCTGCTGGCCACGGCCGTCGTCGCGGGAACGCCCGCGGTCGCGTACGCGGCGGGCGGCGGGCCCGGCGCCGCACCACGGGTCCCGGCCACGCTCCCGGACACCCCGACCCCTGCGGCCTGGTCCGTGCGGCCGTTCGGGCTGGAGGACGTGACCCTCGGCCGGGGCGTCTTCGCCGACAAACGTCGCCTGATGCTCGACCACGCGCGCGGCTACGACGTCGACCGGCTGCTCCAGGTCTTCCGTGCGAACGCCGGTCTGTCCACCCTCGGCGCCGTCGCCCCCGGCGGCTGGGAGGGGCTGGACGGCGAGGCCAACGGCAACCTGCGCGGTCACTACACCGGCCACTTCCTGACCATGCTCGCCCAGGCCCACCGCGGCACCGGGGAGGAGGTCTTCGCCGAGCGGATCACCAGCATGGTCACCGCCCTGACGGAGGTGCGCGAGTCCCTGCGCCACGACCCCGCCGTGCTGAGCACGCCGGGCCGCTTCGGCGCCGCCGCTCAGAACGTGCGCGGCTCCCACCAGTACGTCGACCTCCCCGCCGGCGTCCTCGGCGGCGCCTCCGCGATCACGCTGGCGGCCTGGGTGAAACCCACCCACGCCGGGGACTGGGCCCGCGTCCTCGACTTCGGTGACGACACCACCCGCTACCTCTACCTCGCGGCCCGCAACGGTGACGGCGTACCGCGCTTCGCCCTCACCGGCAGCGGCGCCGGGGGCGAGCAGGGCCTCGACGGCGCGGCCGCGCTGCCCCTGGACGAGTGGAGCCACCTGGCGGTGACCCTCGCGGACGGCACCGGAACCCTCTACGTCGACGGCGCCGCCGTGGCGCGCAACACCGCCATGTCCCTGACCCCGGCCGGCCTCGGCCCCCTCGCCCACCACTGGCTCGGCCGCTCGCACTACCCCGCCGACCCCGTCTTCGCGGGGGCGTTCGGGGGGTTCGACGTGTGGTCACGCGCCCTGAGCGCCGCCGAGATCGGCGCGCTGCGGGACCGTCGCGCCGCCGACACCCCGGCGGGCCGGGGCGACCTGGCGTCGTACGCCTTCGACGAGACGGCCGGCGGTACGTTCGCGGACGCCTCCGGGCGGGGCCTGACCGCGACGCTGCGACGCACCTGGGGCGGACCCAGCCATCCCGGGTTCCTCGCGGCGTACCCGGAGACGCAGTTCGTCGAGCTGGAGTCGATGACCGGCAGTGACTACACCAGGGTCTGGGCGCCGTACTACACGGCCCACAAGATCCTTCGGGGCTTGCTGGACGCCCACCTCGCCACCGGGGACGGGCGGGCGCTGGACCTCGCGTCCGGACTGTGCGACTGGATGTACTCCCGGCTGTCGAAGCTGCCCGCGGCCACACTGCAGCGGATGTGGGGCCTCTTCTCCAGCGGGGAGTTCGGCGGCATCGTGGAGGCGATCTGCGATCTGCACGCCGTCACCGGCGAGGCGCACCACCTGGCGCTGGCCCGGCTGTTCGACCTCGACCGGCTGATCGACGCCTGCGCCGCGGACGACGACGTCCTCGACGGTCTGCACGCCAACCAGCACATACCGATCTTCACCGGTCTGGTGCGGCTCCACGACGCGACGGGAGAGGAGCGCTACCTCACCGCCGCGAAGAACTTCTGGGGCATGGTCGTACCGCACCGCATGTACGCCATCGGCGGCACCAGCACCGGCGAGTTCTGGCAGGCGCGGGACGTGATCGCGGGCACGCTCGGCGCCACCACCGCCGAGAGCTGCTGCGCGTACAACATGCTCAAACTGAGCCGGACGCTGTTCTTCCACGAACAGGACCCGGCCTACATGGACTACTACGAACGCGCGCTGTACAACCAGGTGCTCGGCTCCAAGCAGGACGCGGCGGACGCGGAGAAGCCGCTCGTGACCTACTTCGTCGGACTGACGCCCGGTCATGTCCGGGACTACACGCCCAAGCAGGGCACGACCTGCTGCGAGGGCACCGGGATGGAGAGCGCCACCAAGTACCAGGACTCGGTGTACTTCGCCGCGGCCGACGGCAACGCCCTGTACGTCAACCTGTACAGCCGCTCCACGCTGACCTGGGCCGAGCGGGGGGTGACCGTCACCCAGGACACGGACTATCCGCGGGAGCAGGGCAGCACCCTCACCCTCGGCGGTGGCAGCGCCTCCTTCGCGCTGCGGTTGCGGGTGCCCGCGTGGGCCACGGCCGGGTTCCGGGTCACCGTCAACGGGCATGCCGTACCGGGGACGGCGACGCCGGGCAGCTACTTCACCGTCTCCCGGACCTGGCGCCGGGGCGACACCGTGCGCGTCCGTGTGCCCTTCCGGCTGCGGGTGGAGAAGGCCCTCGACGACCCGTCCTTGCAGGCCCTCTTCCTGGGTCCGGTCCACCTGGTCGCCCGCGACCCGTCCACCGCCCTCCTGGAGTGCGGGCTGTACCGCGGCGCGGGGCTCTCCGGCGACCTGCTGCCCACGCTCACCCCCGTGTCCGGCAAGCCGCTCCACTACACGCTGGACGGGACCGAGTGGGCGCCGTTCGCCGAGGGGAGCGAGGATCCGACGCACGCCTACTTCCGGCGCTCGGAGCCACGGGTGGTCCTCGGCGGGACCGACTCGGGCGTCGCCAACCCCGCGAGGGACGACGGCACCTCGCTGCTCGACGAGATCTGGGCCGCGGCCCCGTTCCGCGGCAAGGGCGCGCTGGTGGCGCACGTGCGGTCGACGGTGGACGCGTGGGTGGGCGCCGGACTGCTGGGGCCCGACGAGGGTGAGCGCGTGGTGCGGATCGCCCGGCAGGCGTCCTACGCGGACTGACGGACGCCGGTCTCTCGCCCGAGCCCCTCCCGACGGACGCCGGTCTCTTGCCCGAGCCCTACCGACGGACGCCGGTCTCTTGCCCGAGCCTTTACCCGGGGAGGTGATCGGATCGCCGTCCGCATCCGTACCTCCTGGCGTCCGAGCCTGTCCTCGCCCCAGGAGGCACGATGCGCATCACGCGCACCACGGCAGGGACCGCCTTCGTGGCCGGTGCCCTGGTCCTCACCCTCACCGCGCTCGCCTATCCGACCATGCTCGGGGTGCAGAACACGGCCAGTACCCAGGACCGCGTCATCACCAACACGCTGTACGGGCCGCTCACCGAGGCCGACCGGGACTTCGTGGTGAAGGTCAGGGCCGCGGGGCTGTGGGAGCACCCGCTCGGGCTGATGGCCATGGAGCGGGGGACGACACCGGAGATGAAGGAGGCCGGCGAGCACCTCGTCGTGGGACACTCCCGGCTCGACGCGACCTGCCGCAAGATCGCGCCCGAGCTCGGCATCACGCTGCCCAACCTGGCGTCCCCGCAACAGCAGCAGTTCGTGTCGACCGTGGACGGGACCACCGGCAAGCAGTTCGACACGACGGCGGTCAACATCATGCGCATCACGCACGGCCAGATCTTCCCGGCCATCGCCAAGATCCGCGCCAACACCAAGAACTCCCTGGTCCGGCAGCTTGCCGACCAGGCCAACGACACGGTTCTCGACCACATCACCGTGCTGGAGAAGACCGGTCTGGTCAACTTCGACCAGGTCAACTTCCAGCAGTCGGCCCCGCCGGGCCTGCCGAAGGTCCAGCTCACGCCGCCGGCACCGCAGCCGGGTGAGCCGGTGCTCTCCCTCACGCAGCCGCCCGGGCTGGACGTCAACACCTCCGCGCCGACGCCCAGTCCGACGGTCCGCTGACGCTGCCGCCCCGCCGCGTCACCGCTGGCGGGGCCTGCCGCGCCTTCCGCCCTTGCCTGCGCCGCTTCCGCCGCCGCCCTTGCCGCCGCTCCTGGCTCCGCCCCTGGTGCCGCCCTTGGCACCGCCCTTCGTGCCGCCCTTCGTGCCGCCCTTGGCGCCACTCTTCGCGCCGCCGGTCCGGCCCCCGGCCGTGGGCTTGCGCCGGGTCGAGGCCGCTTCGGTTCGCTCGTCCTGCGGTCGTGCCGTGGCGGGCTGCCGGCCGCGGGTGCTGTTGACGGTGCGGCCCCGGACGATGCCGATGAAGTCCTCCACGCGGTCCGTGTGCGCGTCCTCCGGCCAGCACAGCGCCACGCTCGACTCGGGAGCGTCCGTGACCGTCCGGTACGTGAGGTCCTTGCGATGGTGCAGCCGGGCCAGGGACAGCGGCACGAGCAGCACACCGATACCGGCCGCGACCAGCTCGACGGCGTCCGCCGTGGTGGCCGGACGCTCGAGGGCGGGCCGGCCGGGCGGCCGCTCCCAGCCGAGGACGTCGTCCAGGGGGTGCAGCACGATCTCGTCGGCCAGGTCCTCGACGGTCACCTCGTCGGCGGCGGTGACGAGGTGGTCCTTGGGGACCACCACGACCGTGGTCTCGGTGTAGAGCGGGATCGCGCTGAGCACGGTCCGGTCGACGGGCAGCCGGACCAGCCCGGCGTCGGCGTCACCGGCCAGCAGCACGCCGCCCGCCTCGGCGGGGGTGGTCTGGGTCAGGGACAGCGGGACGTCGGGCAGTCGCTCGTTCCAGATGCGCACCCATTTGTCGGGCGTCACCCCCGGGACGTAGGCGAGCCGGAACGAGGGGGGGTCTACCGAGCCTGTCACCCGGCCAGGTTACCGGCCGTGGTCGAGGGCCGCGGTCGAGGACCACGGTCACCGGCCGGGGAGGGCCGGGATCACCGGCCGGGGAGGGCCGGGATCACCGGCCGGGGAGGGCCGGGCTCCGCGGTCACCCGGCGTGGTCGGCGGTCGCTCGGACGATCGATACCCTTGTCACCATGACGTCGCACCAGAACACCCAGACCATGAAGCCCGCGACCGCGGCGAAGAAGCTGGGTGTGTACCTCGAGGCCACACCCGCCGAGTTCCGGGAGGGCGTCGTCACGCGCGCCGAGCTGAACGCGCTCCAGACGGATCCGCCGGCGTGGCTGCGGGACCTGCGGCGCGACGGTCCGCACCCGCGGCCGGTGGTGGCGGCCAAGCTGGGCGTCTCCATCGCGGGCCTGCACCGGGGCGGCGTCTCGGAACCGCTCACCACCGACCAGATCGAGGCGCTGAAGCAGGAGCGCCCGGAATGGCTGGAGCGGGAGCAGGCCGTCCAGGCCGATGTGCGCAAGGAGACGGCCCGCGTGAAGAAGCTGCACGCCGAGCGCGCGGAGCGGACCGAGCGCGACTGACCGCCGACGACGGAGGTGCTCGCGGGGCCCCCGCGGGTGCCCAGCGGGCCGCCGGCCCGCTCGAGGTCACGCTCGTGCCGGGTGACCGCCGGGCACCGTCCCGCCCCGGGTCCCCGGGTCGGAGGCCGGTGCTCGGTTCGGGTCGTCCATCCGCGTGAGCCGGGTGGTTCTCAGCGCCCCGCGGTCCGGCCGAAGAGGTCGGCGCAGTCCGTCGGCAGGTGGGTCAGCAGGCGGTCGACGCGTTCGCCGGGGACCGCTTCGGTGAGGGTGGAGAGCACGGCGCCCGCGTCCCATTCCGCGGTGCGCGGCCGGGCCCCGGTCTGCTGGGCCACGCGCTGGAGGAACTCGTCGCGGCCGAAGGACTCCGGACGTCCGCGTTCCAGTCGCAGCGCCTCGGCCAGCGGTGCCGGCAGGTCGGAAGCCAGCGCGGTGGCCTCCTCCGGGCCCACGCGGGACGCCACCACCCACAGGACGGCCCTGCTGACCTGCTCGGCCTCGTCCTCGCTGTGGTACTCGCCGCGGTCACGGACCAGGGTCAGGAATTCGTCGAGCCGCACGGCGTCGCCTCCTTCCGCCGGTTCACCTCGGGCCCGGGTGCCCTGGGTCCGGAGGGCGAAACGGAACCGCTCGGTTCCGGCGCGGGGGGTGGCTGCGCGCAAGCGCGGCCGCAGGGGGGCGTAGGCGGTGACGGCGGTGCCGTCCCGTACGCGTGGCCGGCCGCCTCATCGGCTCGTCCGCAGGGCCTCGGAGAGGGCCAGCACCCGGGTGACGGC
This region of Streptomyces ambofaciens ATCC 23877 genomic DNA includes:
- a CDS encoding DUF4142 domain-containing protein, whose translation is MRITRTTAGTAFVAGALVLTLTALAYPTMLGVQNTASTQDRVITNTLYGPLTEADRDFVVKVRAAGLWEHPLGLMAMERGTTPEMKEAGEHLVVGHSRLDATCRKIAPELGITLPNLASPQQQQFVSTVDGTTGKQFDTTAVNIMRITHGQIFPAIAKIRANTKNSLVRQLADQANDTVLDHITVLEKTGLVNFDQVNFQQSAPPGLPKVQLTPPAPQPGEPVLSLTQPPGLDVNTSAPTPSPTVR
- a CDS encoding beta-L-arabinofuranosidase domain-containing protein codes for the protein MAAPLSRRALLLATAVVAGTPAVAYAAGGGPGAAPRVPATLPDTPTPAAWSVRPFGLEDVTLGRGVFADKRRLMLDHARGYDVDRLLQVFRANAGLSTLGAVAPGGWEGLDGEANGNLRGHYTGHFLTMLAQAHRGTGEEVFAERITSMVTALTEVRESLRHDPAVLSTPGRFGAAAQNVRGSHQYVDLPAGVLGGASAITLAAWVKPTHAGDWARVLDFGDDTTRYLYLAARNGDGVPRFALTGSGAGGEQGLDGAAALPLDEWSHLAVTLADGTGTLYVDGAAVARNTAMSLTPAGLGPLAHHWLGRSHYPADPVFAGAFGGFDVWSRALSAAEIGALRDRRAADTPAGRGDLASYAFDETAGGTFADASGRGLTATLRRTWGGPSHPGFLAAYPETQFVELESMTGSDYTRVWAPYYTAHKILRGLLDAHLATGDGRALDLASGLCDWMYSRLSKLPAATLQRMWGLFSSGEFGGIVEAICDLHAVTGEAHHLALARLFDLDRLIDACAADDDVLDGLHANQHIPIFTGLVRLHDATGEERYLTAAKNFWGMVVPHRMYAIGGTSTGEFWQARDVIAGTLGATTAESCCAYNMLKLSRTLFFHEQDPAYMDYYERALYNQVLGSKQDAADAEKPLVTYFVGLTPGHVRDYTPKQGTTCCEGTGMESATKYQDSVYFAAADGNALYVNLYSRSTLTWAERGVTVTQDTDYPREQGSTLTLGGGSASFALRLRVPAWATAGFRVTVNGHAVPGTATPGSYFTVSRTWRRGDTVRVRVPFRLRVEKALDDPSLQALFLGPVHLVARDPSTALLECGLYRGAGLSGDLLPTLTPVSGKPLHYTLDGTEWAPFAEGSEDPTHAYFRRSEPRVVLGGTDSGVANPARDDGTSLLDEIWAAAPFRGKGALVAHVRSTVDAWVGAGLLGPDEGERVVRIARQASYAD
- a CDS encoding DUF5997 family protein codes for the protein MTSHQNTQTMKPATAAKKLGVYLEATPAEFREGVVTRAELNALQTDPPAWLRDLRRDGPHPRPVVAAKLGVSIAGLHRGGVSEPLTTDQIEALKQERPEWLEREQAVQADVRKETARVKKLHAERAERTERD
- a CDS encoding LysR family substrate-binding domain-containing protein; the encoded protein is MTGSVDPPSFRLAYVPGVTPDKWVRIWNERLPDVPLSLTQTTPAEAGGVLLAGDADAGLVRLPVDRTVLSAIPLYTETTVVVVPKDHLVTAADEVTVEDLADEIVLHPLDDVLGWERPPGRPALERPATTADAVELVAAGIGVLLVPLSLARLHHRKDLTYRTVTDAPESSVALCWPEDAHTDRVEDFIGIVRGRTVNSTRGRQPATARPQDERTEAASTRRKPTAGGRTGGAKSGAKGGTKGGTKGGAKGGTRGGARSGGKGGGGSGAGKGGRRGRPRQR
- a CDS encoding DUF2267 domain-containing protein, giving the protein MRLDEFLTLVRDRGEYHSEDEAEQVSRAVLWVVASRVGPEEATALASDLPAPLAEALRLERGRPESFGRDEFLQRVAQQTGARPRTAEWDAGAVLSTLTEAVPGERVDRLLTHLPTDCADLFGRTAGR